GCACGAGATCCCGGTGCTGCAGTTCGTCCCCACCGAGCAGATCGACCCGATCCTGTTCGAGCGGAGCTACTACCTGGAACCGGACTCGTCGTCCCCGAAGGCCTACGTGCTGCTCGCGAAAACCCTCGCGCAGACGGACCGCACCGCGCTGGTGCACTTCACACTGCGGCAGAAGACCCGGCTCGCGGCGCTGCGCGCGCGCGACGGCGTCCTGGTGATCCAGACGCTGCTGTGGCCCGACGAGGTGCGCGCCGCCGAGTTCCCGTCGCTCGACGACGCCGAGGAGCCGAAGCCGAAGGAACTGGCGATGGCGGGCACCCTCGTCGACAGCATGGCCGAGAACTTCGACCCGACGGAGTTCACCGACGACTACCAGATCGAGCTGCGCCAGTTGCTGGACGAGGCGATCGCGAGCGGCGGCAAGAAGGTGATCCCGGCGGCCGAGCGCGTCGAGGCCGGCGCCGATGCCGAAGTCGTCGACCTGGTCGCCGCGCTGCAGCGGAGCCTCGAGGCCGCGGGCGAGGAAGCGACTCCCGCCCCCGCGAAGAAGCCGCGACGCAAGCGCGCCTGATCGTCAGTCCGCGAAGGCCCGCAGGTAGCGGCGCGTCAGGTAGCGCTGCACGGCACGCGCGGCCGGATCGCCGAGGCGCGTGAACCAGCGTCCGGGACGGGAGAACGCCGTGATCGTCGCGCGCACCGACCCGTCGGGCGCGCGTTCGACGCAGAAACATTCCTC
This genomic stretch from Prescottella soli harbors:
- a CDS encoding Ku protein, whose protein sequence is MRSIWKGSIAFGLVNVPVKVYSATEDHDIRFHQVHAKDGGRIKYNRVCSECGQTVQFADIDKAYDSEEGDRVILTDEDFEKLPAAEKHEIPVLQFVPTEQIDPILFERSYYLEPDSSSPKAYVLLAKTLAQTDRTALVHFTLRQKTRLAALRARDGVLVIQTLLWPDEVRAAEFPSLDDAEEPKPKELAMAGTLVDSMAENFDPTEFTDDYQIELRQLLDEAIASGGKKVIPAAERVEAGADAEVVDLVAALQRSLEAAGEEATPAPAKKPRRKRA